CCCCATCTTCACAAATCTGCATGGCGCTCGCCGCCAGATAGCGCTCGTCTTTGGTTTCGACGTGCATCTCACGTGTGACCGGCGAGTCCCCAGGGCGTCGGTTGGCAACTTCGCGCAGCAATTCTTGTAACAGCGGATGGCGTGAAAAGGCCTGGAGCGGCTTTCCTAACCATACCTGATCTTGTCGTAAGTCAAATAATTCCTGGGCCGCGCGATTGCAAAGGACGACATTCCCCGAAGGATTGATCACCACCACTCCTTCGGCCATACTCTGCAAGACCGCTTCGAGCTTCTTTTGCTCGGCCTGCAATGCTCGCAGGCGTTCATCTTGGCGGAGCATGAGGTGCTGGATACCGCGTTCGAGGGCACCGACCTCATCTTCATTCCATACAGGTAAAGAGGGTGGCTTATCTCGCTCTGAAGCTGACGAGAGAAACTGCGCAAGGTACTGCAACCGCCGTTGGAGGCGAACCACAAATACAACGGTCCCAACAATAGCGATCACTGCGAGTGCAGCCGCGCCGTACCATAGCAGGGTTGGACGATGGACATAGGGCAGCAGATAGAACAGAAGGAGGCCGCCAACGGCAATGAGCGCGAGGAATGCGAGGGTGAGAATCGGAAAGAGGATGCTATTCTTTGAGGGCATCAGGATTACATTTATACCCCACGCCGCGTACCGTCAAAATGAAGGTGGGATTCGCATCATCTTGTTCCACCCGCTGGCGCAGGCGGCGGATATGGACATCAACGGTTCGTGGTTCGACATAGGCATCGTGTCCCCACACGAGGTCAAGAATCTGGGTCCGGCTAAATACCCGGTTTGGATATTGTACGAAGAACTTGAGCAATTCGAATTCGCGGAGGCCGAGTTGCACGGCGTGACCGTTCAGCGTTACTTCGTACGTGTCGTAATCAATATGCAGGCGGCCTTTGTTATACACCTCATGCGGGCGATCAAGCGTTGGCCCATACGTACGACGGAGCACCGCTTTCACTCGGGCCACAAGTTCGCGCGGGCTGAATGGCTTGGTGACATAGTCGTCGGCCCCCATTTCTAAACCTAACACTTTGTCGACTTCCGACGCCCGAGCTGTGAGCATGAGCACCGGGATTTGTACTGTTACTTCTTTCGTGCGCAATAAGCGACAGACTTCCAACCCTGGAATACCGGGCAACATCAGATCGAGGATCACTAACGCTGGCCTTTCACTGGCCGCCAGCTTTAAGGCAATCTCACCGTCACTTGCTTCGACTACGCTAAATCCTTCGGTTTCCAGATTGTAACGAACCAGTTCACGAATATCTTGTTCGTCTTCGACAAGCAGAATCTTGCGTTTTGTTTCAACGGTTGCTGGCTTACTGTGTGTTTGTGTTTCCATGAACCCCTAGAGAGAGGCTCTAGACGCGAGGCTCTAGGCTTCAGGGAAGAAATGGATCCCTAGAGCCCAGAGCCCGGAGCCTACAGCCTAATTTTTACAGCGACGCCGGCGGCGGTGACATATGACGAATACTTTTTCCTTTCGCCATATAGATGACCATCTCGGCAATATTGGTGGCGTGGTCAGCAATCCGCTCAAGGTACTTAGCGACGAAGAGGTGGCGCATGGCACGACTCACGTTCTGTGGTTCTTGTGTCATGTGTGAGAGCATGGTGCGAAACACCTCTGCCGTCAAACTGTCGATCGCATCATCACGTTGACAGACTTGTAACGCTAACTCGGTGTCTTCGCGTACGAAGGCGTCGAGGCTGTCGCGGAGCATCGCTTGTGCCCACTCCGCCATGCGGGGAAGATCATGAGAGAACGTGAGCGGTGCTTCTTGGTTGAGTTCGAGTGCACGCTCGCAGATGTTCTGGGCAATATCACCGATCCGCTCAAGATCGGTGGTAATCTTGAGACTAGTCATGATGAGCCGCAGGTCGCGCCCTGCCGGCTGATGGAGGGCTAGGAGACGGGTGCAGCTCTCATCGGTCACGACATCGAGATAATTGACGGTGTGGTCACGCGCAATCACCTCCTGTGCTTGCGGCGAGTTGCGGCCAATGAGCGCAGTCATCGCGTCAGAAATCTGTTTCTCGACGAGCCCACCCATTTCCAGGATTTTCGCCCGAAGTTGTTGCAGTTCTTCTTCATACTGACGGTCAGTGTGCAGTGATGGCATGGTATATTCCCTTAATGACTATCCGAAGCGACCGGTGATGTAGTCTTCTGTTTCCTGCTTTTCTGGGGTGGTAAAGAGCTTGTCTGTCTTGCCAAATTCTATCAACCGTCCGAGATACATAAAAGCCGTATAATCGGACACACGTGCAGCTTGCTGCATGTTATGGGTGACGATGACAATGGTGTAGTTTTGCTTCAGTTCGTGGATCAATTCTTCTATTTTGGTTGTTGCAATCGGATCGAGTGCAGAACAAGGTTCATCCATCAGTACGACTTGTGGCTCAACTGCGATGGTGCGAGCGATACATAAGCGTTGATGTTGCCCACCAGAGAGAGCCAGCGCATTGTCATGCAAGCGATCTTTGGCTTCTTCCCATAGCGCTGCGCTGCGCAGACTGCGTTCGACGATTTCGTCGAGTCGGGCTTTGTTGCCAATCCCAAGGATGCGTGGTCCGTAAGCAACATTCTCGTAAATGGTCTTCGGAAACGGGTTCGGCTTCTGAAAGACCATACCGACTCGTTTGCGAAGTTCGGTAACATCGAGTGTGGGGTCGAGGATCTCTTGCCCGTGCAGGCGGATACTACCAGTGACTTTGACTCCGTCGACTAAGTCATTAAGGCGATTGAGGCAACGCAATAACGTAGACTTGCCGCATCCCGAAGGGCCAATGAATGCGGTCACTTCATGACGGCCAATGTCCAGGTTGATATCGTACAAAGCTTGCTTCTTACCGTAAAAAAGCGACGTGTCACGGATTTCGATTTCGACTGTTCGTTCAGACTCGACTGCATGCACATTCCCGTTCGTTTGCGAGAGTGTCACTGACGCGGCGTGAGTGAGAGGCCGTTGTTTGTCCATAGGTGCTTCATTTTTAGAATGTCCCGAACCGCATACGGCTACGCAAGCGGTTACGGACGGTTATGGCGGTCAGGTTGAGAATCACGATAATGGCGATCAACAAGAGTGTGGTCATAAACACCATCGGCTTGGCGGCTTCAACATTGGGTGATTGAAAGCCGACATCGTAGATATGAAAGCCAAGGTGCATGAATTTGCGTTCCATATGGAAGAACGGTGCGTAACTATCTAACGGCAGGTTAGGTGCAAGCTTTACCACACCAGTGATCATGAGTGGAGCAACCTCTCCGGCTCCGCGTGCCATTGCCAGGATCATTCCGGTCAAGATCCCAGGAAGCGCGCCAGGTAACACAACTTTGCGAATCGTTTCCCACTTCGTCGCTCCCAGTGCCAGTGAGCCCTCGCGCCATTCTCGTGGGATTGCTGCTAGTGACTCCTCGGTGGAAACAATCACCACTGGGACTGTAAGCAGTGCTAAGGTGAGTGAGGCCCACAAGATGCCACCGGTTCCATACGTCGGTGTCGGAAGTGCCTCTGAGTAGAACAAGCGGTCGATGCTGCCACCCATGAGATAAATAAAGAATCCCAACCCAAATACGCCGAAGACGATTGATGGAACACCGGCGAGATTATTGACTGCAATACGTACGGCGCGAACCATTGGCCCTTGCTTGGCGTATTCGCGCAGATAGAGCGCAGCGATCACGCCGAACGGAACGACGATAATGCTCATAACCATTACCATCATCACCGTGCCAAAGATCGCTGGAAAGATGCCGCCTTCGGTATTTGATTCGCGCGGTTCATGCCAAATGAACTCCCATAATCGAGAGCAATAGAGACCAAAGCGTTGGCCCCAGCTCATTTGGTTGGGCATAAATGCACGCACCACGCCCGAGATCGGCATCTCTTTCTCTCGTCCACCCGCAGCTTGTACGACCATGCGATAGCGTGAGTTCTCGGCTGCTAGCGTTTGCAGCTCTTTAGATTTCTCTTCATAGCGTTGCTGCCAAGAGGCCATCTCTTTTTCTATGGCCGTAACCTGTTGCTCTGTCCCGGCGGAACCCTGCGTGCTTTTGAGGGCCAAGCGGAGCTTTTCCAGATGGTAATTAATGTCGCCAATGTCCTCGCGTTCGATCGTACGGGTCCGCTCAAGCGCCTCCTGTGTTCGCGGGTGCAATTCTTGAAACTTCTGCCAGCTTTGCTGAGGGCCATCGGCAATCACGTGTCCATCCTGGGTAATCTGTTTGAGCGTACCGAAGAGCGGACCCCATTCCCAACGTTCAAAGTATATGGCCCCTAGTGGTTGTTGCTGTGAGACAATCTCCTCGTCATTGACCCAACGAAAGTCAGAGCCGTACAAGTCACGGTTTGCGACTTGAAACTGCGTGCGATGTTGCGGTACTCCCGCTTGCAGTGTGGAGCGCAGAATTTCTTCATGGCCGCGAATTTGGCCAAGGAACTCGCTCCCATCCTTGAGCTTGGCAAGCACGAGTCGATCCGGCCAGAAGAACCCCAGCGCATTAGCTCCGACAATCACGATCAGTGAAACGATCATGATAAGGCTAAACGCCAGCGCCCCACCCGTGAGCCAGATAAATGGGTCACCACTCCGCCAGAAGTTTTTGTTCACGTTTGCTCAACCTTCGCTGGGAGCGCGACCGTCTCGGTCGCCCTTGGTGCGGGCGGGACGCCCGCGCTCCCAGGCAGACGTTTTAGATTTTGCTATACCGTTCCCGCAACCGCTGACGCACGACTTCTGCGGCGGTGTTTACCAGGAACGTGAGTACAAACAACAACAGGGCTCCCAGGAACAGGATGCGATATAAGGTCCCGCCATGCGGGGCCTCGGGGATCTCCACCGCGATGTTGGCTGAAAGGGCACGGAACCCACTGAATGCACTGAAATCCATGACCGGTGTATTGCCAGTTGCCATCAGCACGATCATGGTTTCTCCAACCGCGCGGCCAAATCCGATCATGACTGCCGAAAAGACCCCTGGACTCGCCGTAGGCAAGACAACCCGCATCGCGGTCTGCCACCGATTCGCACCAAGCGCTAACGAGCCCGATACTAAATGTTGTGGGACGTTGGAAAATGCGTCTTCACAAATAGTGTAGATAATCGGGATAACGGCGAACCCCATTGCGAAGCCGACAACCAGCGAGTTACGTGGGTCGTAACGGATATCGGTCGTATCATAGAGCCATTGCGGAAAATTGCCGTTGAAAAATGCTGCTTCAACCCAACCGTTTGCATAGGCACACGCCGCTACGGTGAGCACTAAAAGCGGAGCCAGAAAAAAGAGTTCGACCCCAGGTTTCAAACGGCTGCGAACCGAGAGGGGGAGCCTGCGCCAGAGAAACGACGCCACCAGGGTTACGAGCGGTAGTACGAAGAACATGAGCACGATACCTGGGACCATCTTCTCGACCCTGGGTGCGAGCCACAAGCCGGCAAAGAAGCCGAGCACCACGCTCGGCAGTGCTGCCATCACTTCTACTGTTGGCTTGATCAGATTACGCAAACTTGGGTGCAAAAACTGTGAAGTGTACATTGCCGCGCAGATACTGATCGGTACGGCTAACAAGAGGGCATAGAACGTGCCTTTGAGTGTCCCATAGGCAAGGGGAACCAGGCTAAACTTTGGCTCGAACTCATCGCTTCCACTACTGGACTGCCAGGTGTACTCAGGTTTGTCATAGCCTTCGTACCAAACTTTCCCGAATAGCGCCCTGAGGTTGACTTCTGGATGTGGGTTATACAGGGACCAACCCAGGAGTTTCCCCGCCTCTGTGAGTGTGAAAATTCCATTGGCTTTGGGGGCAAAACTCGCGAGTTCAATCCGACTCTGTTCGCTACGTACTTCAAGAAGCGTTTGTTGGGAAGTGGCATGATGGAGAAAGACATGACCTTGGGTATCGGCAGACAAGAAGCCTTTATCTCGTGGTGAGGGGGCAAGCGCCGTGACTGGCGCGGAATGTGAACGCAGGGTATGGACGCGATGATACGGCATCTTTTCTGGATCTTGCGGATCGCGAACCTGAAACCACACGCTGACGTGTCCTGCAGCATCGCCCACCAGCAAGGAGCGATCGCCGAGCAACCAGCCTAAGGCAGTTACGTGTGTCCCAGGGGGGTCGCTGACTGTGAAAGATTCGGTCAACCTTGGAGCGGCAAGGTCAGTGATGTCCCAGTGTTGAACCTCCCCCGTTGTCGTTCCGGCCAAGAGGTTTACATGGTACTTATCCAACGCGAGGGTGGTAACATCTGCTGGGAGTGAGGAAGAAAGATCAGAGCGCATTTCTTCGATACTGGTCTCACCTAATGGCGTTGTTCGCTCTTCTTGCGCGAGGAATAGCAGCTCACGTGGGCCGAGCAGTGCGGCGAGGGCGACTTTTCCGTCTTCTGCATGATAGACAAGTCGAGTGATTGCCCGCCCTTGGGGGTCGACCTGAATCACTTTCTGTTCCTTGACTTCAGGAGTAATGGTGCGCTTTCCGTCGTGGAGCTTTGTGGTAAAGCTTATACGTAGTGGGATGACGCTGCCTGTAGCGGTACCGACAGCGATGTCATGCGCGAGCCCGTTGCGGTATGCCGTAGTGATCCGTTGTCCTTGTCGGGTCGTAATTTCGTAACGCTGCACGAGGTGATTACCGGGAATGGTGAGAAAATCGACTGTCCCGCTATCGTGCAACACGTACGCAATCGATTGATATTCATCGACACCGAATGCCAGGGGCAGACGCGATGATTGCTCCGACTGTTTGACGTTGAGAGTTGCGACTGCGGTTGCTGTTGGAGATTTCCACAACGGAAGTGTCTCGGCAACAATGACAAAAAGAATGGCTGCGATGCTCAGAATGACCGCGATCCCACCGGCTGTGATAAGGTAATCCGCTGTTTTGTCGGCTAGCTGTTTGCGTCGCAGTCGGCCTTTATCTTCCATTACGGATAAACGGACATTGACCGACGTGTGCGAGGTTTGCTGCTGTTCTCTTTCTCGTTGTTGTAAATCTTCCATCAGGTTCATTAGCTTCTGATGTAGCTAATCCTCTTTTCTCGGCAAGCGCAGCCTGCCCGACATTCAGGAAGTTCCCGTGTAGGGCGGGCTGTGCCCGCCAATGCGCTACTGCAACTTCTTCAGCTCTTCATTCACAACCGACGCGGGCAAAGGGTAGTAACCATCTTTAATAACGACCTCTTGCCCTTCTTTGCTCATGATGAACTTAGCGAACTCACGGACGAGGGGATCGAGTGGTTGCCCAGGAGCACGGTTGATGTACACCAGTAGCGCGCGGCTCAACGGATACTTGCTACTGGCGACGTTTTCGTAATTCGCTGAAACGAACTGATCTCCCTGCTTTGTCGCTAAGGGGACGGCGCGAACACCAGAGGTAGCATAGCCAATACCGCTGTAGCCGGCGCCATTGCGGTCCTCACTAATCCCTTGCACGACTGAGGCTGAACCAGGTTGTTCCTTGACGGTGTCTTTGTAATCGCCATTACACAGCGCGTGCTCTTTGAAAAAGCCGTAGGTTCCCGAGGCGGAGTTACGACCATAGAGGCTAATGGGTGAGGTGACCCAGCCCCCATCACCACCAACTTCTCCCCACACCTTTGCCTCGTTCGGCATGCGGCAGCGGCGAGTCTTCGAGAACATCGCATCAACCTGTTGCATGGTTAGCCCCTTGATGGGATTATCTTTATTGACAAACACTGCCAGTGAGTCGAGTGAGGTTCGCAAAGCGGTTGGCTTGTACCCATATTTCGCTTCGAAGGCATCGACTTCCGTGCCGCGCATCGGGCGTGACATCGGTCCAAGTTGCGCGGTTCCTTCAATCAACGCTGGCGGCGCGGTGCTCGACCCTTTCCCTTCGATCTGAATGTTGACGTTAGGATAGAGCTTCTTGAATCCTTCAGCCCAGAGGGTCATCAGGTTGTTCAAGGTATCTGAGCCAATGCTGTTGAGATTGCCGGAGATGCCGCTCGCGGCTTTGTAGGCTGGAATTGCGGGATCGACCTTCAAGGCTTCTTGGGCGTTCGCTGGACCGGCTGCTAAGGTACCCATCGCCAGAAAGGCCGCGGTTACCGTACGCCAGAGAGATACATGCATTGCTTTTTACCTCCTTACAGTGAGTTTGCTACACAATTGTTACAAGCGTGTTACAGGATGGTGATGGTTTGGTGACGGTTAATTCTGCTGTTGTGCGGCTGACCTGGGGGTTGTCACCCTGAACGCAGTGAAGGGTCTCTCAGAGAGATTCTTCACTGCGTTCAGAATGACAGAGCCGATAGGTCATGAGGGAGGACGTTGAGGTTTCCGATGCTCCGCTTTAGAACGCCACCTGCGCATCAAGCTGGAAGCGGTGAAGGGTCGAATTCGACTCGCCTTTTGGTCGGTCGATGAAAGAGATGAAGTGATTCTTGGCTGAGATCGTCAGGCGCGGAAACAACATATAGTCGACCTTCACGAACGGGCCTTGGACGTTGGTGCCACCATCACGACCGAAATCGCTGTAACTAAAGGCCGACAGTAACGCGTCCGTTTCTGTTCGTGCCCAAGCGACCGAAAATGCCCAATCTCCAGGATTTCTGGTTTGCCCAAGGCTGGCGCCAGCCCAGATGGCAAGATCGTTGCCGCGTTTCGCGTCAGTGTTATGGGCAAAGTCAGCGATGAACACGAGAGGCCATTTGGCATAGCCCGTGTTATAGTCGAGTTGCAGCGAACCATTGAGGACATTGAACCCACCTAAGAAACGATTGAATTGTTTGTTCCCGGTACCAGGGGTGAGCGAGGAGCCACCTCTGACAATTGTACCGTCCCGCAGAATAACGGAATTGGTGACTTTGAGCGCACTGTTGCCGTTACGAGCCTGAGCGATCAGATCCTCCTTGGAGAAGTAATAGTCAGCCAAGGCTACGGTGAGGCGCGTACTGGGTAAGAGTTGCAGTGCTGCGACCGCCTGTCCGCCGATCATCCAACCATCAGCAGCACGGGCCGTTTCACGAAACATCCATTGTCCAGCGTTCAATTGGAAGCGACGTAAGAGTCCTTCAGAGCCTTCATAGAGCGTGAAGGTTTCATGTAACCCCTCTGACACCAGATCGTCATCGAAAATTAATTCCGAAATCATGACCGCGCGAGGCCTGAAGAATTGGTTACTAAATTTTCCCGCGGTGATTGAGATCGGGTTCCAGGTCCAATCTCCCAGGCCAATACTCTCTTTCGGAGTCAAGGTAATGTACGCTTGATTGATACTTATGGGCTTACGGGCGAAGGTGTTGGTGAGTGTTTCATTGGTTGAGATTGGATCGTTGAGATCGCCACTCGCGAGTTGTAGGCCTGCGAGTAATTCATCATTAATTTTCATCTGCGCGCCAAAGCGGAGACGGAATCGCTCACGGGTGCGTGCGTTCGCATTGCGCCCTTGGTCTTGATAGAACCCTTCCATACGGACACGGACATCGCCTGAGAAGGTGAAACGGTTTAACCAATCAAGACTTCTCTCTGCTTTGATGGCTTTGACAGGATCACGGCTAAAGGCTTCAACCCCTGCCTCGCGTGCTTCATTTTCGGCTTTGGCGCGATTCATTAACTCATCATATTTGTCCTGACTGATTTTATTTTCTGCCCGCAGGATCTCAAGAATTTCTTCTGCCACACTGCGCTTCTGTGCCGACACGGGAGTCGCTCCGAGCACGATCGCGACGAGGCTACTCCACAAAGTAACTGTCAGTTTTCTCATTCCTTCTTACTCCTTCCCTGCCACGAATTGGCGAGAAGGGTACGAGGGAAGTGTTACAGCAACATGACAGGACCGTTATGAGTCTGTGATGTGTTAATGTGCTCGGCAGGCGCAGCCTGCCCTACATCCGAAAGGCACGGTATCGTAGGGCGGACTGGGCCCGCAGTTGCCTTGTTTCTATCTGTATTTACAAAGATCGCTGGGCACGACGACGGGGGGCGAAATGTCGGATCGAGCCGTTAGCGATACGAGCTGCATGAGACAGCGGTGGACGCGCTGGAGCTTGTAAGTGATCAACGGCAGGAGCAAAGCCTTTGACGATCTGGTGTGGGATAGGGCTGCCAATGCCGCGTTCAATGGTACGAATGAACGGCACTTCATCGGCTGAGACGAGCGAAATCGCGTCCCCAGTAGCTGTTGCGCGCGCTGTCCGACCAATGCGATGCACATACTCTTCAACCGTTGGCGGAACGTCAAAGTTCACAACATGAGAGATACCATCGACATCAAGGCCGCGAGCGGCGATATCTGTGGCCACTAAGACCTCAACTTTGCCATTGCGAAACCCACTCAGGGCTTGCGTCCGCGCATTTTGGCTTTTGCCTCCGTGGAGCGTGGCAACGCGCCGTCCCTTCTGGGCCAAGTGTCGCGTCAGACGGTCGGCACGAACTTTCGTACGGGTGAACACAAGCACCTGACGCATATGTCCGTGCTGCAACAAATGACAGAGAAGGTCTCTTTTTTTCTCACCTTCAACCGCATACAAGACCTGGCGGACAGCTTCGACTGGCGTAGCGCGGCGACCAACGTTAATGATGACTGGTGATTGCAACATCTCACGCGTCAGACGTTCAATCTCTGGCGGCATAGTGGCTGAGAACATCAAGGTTTGACGAGAGGTAGGGAGCATATGGAGTAACTGCCGTACCGTGGGCAGAAAACCGAGATCAAGCATGTGATCAGCTTCATCTAAGACCAGCACTTCAAGCTTATTAAACTTCACCGTGCCACGCTCGACAAGATCCATGAGTCGCCCTGGTGTGGCGATGAGGAGATCTACACCGGTGCGCAAGCGCTCGATTTGTGGCCCAAGGCGCACTCCGCCGAAGACCGTTGTGGAACGAAGCCGCAAATACTTGCTATAGGCACGTGCGTTATCACCAGTCTGCGAGGCTAACTCACGCGTTGGACTCAGAACGAGCGCCCGGAGCTGGGGTGAAAATAATTGTCCTTGTGCCAACTGCTGCAAGATCGGCAATAAGAATCCGGCGGTTTTACCAGTACCCGTTTGCGCACAAGCCAGAACATCACTGCCTTGAAGTACTGCAGGGATAGCGTGTTCTTGGATCGGGGTTGGGGTGTGATACTCAGCGTCGCGCACAGCGCGCAACAATTCGGGCGAAAGCCCGAGTTCAGCAAATGTCGACAAACTACATTCTCCTTGTCCATGATGCCCAGTACCACAGACGGATATGCCTGTAGGTTTCCCTACAAGTGAAGGTTAAAGAAAGAACCTGGGAAACGTGGGACTCGGATCTAGGCAACCAGAGGGCCAGCTCCTGAGCGGAGCATCTTGCAGGAAAGAGAAAGAAGCTTGCTCGCGGTTCGTTTGCTTAATAAGTAGACTATACCATAGCTCACTTTTGGTGCGGATACCAGTCCGGTGGGAGTGAAAAAGAAAATAGTAGCCAGTAGTCAACATGACTACTTAATGAAAAATGAAGAATTAAAAATGAAGAATAAGGACGAAGAAAAGCGCTTTTTTACATTCTGCATTTTTAATTTTTCATTGATTTCCTCTACTGACTACCGGTTCCCGTGCCTTGCTTGTTCTTGTCACTCTCGCCTGCTACAGTTGCTTCCTTGTTCGGCTCTTGCCGTTCGTTACAGTGAGCTGGTTCGAAACAGATGAGGCCCCGGGAACCCTCTCATAGGTTCCGGGGCCTTTTTTTTTGATGGAGGTATCTGTGGCTACGAAGTTATTTGTTGGCAATCTCTCATTTCAGGCGACGAATGCAGATTTGGAAGATCTTTTTAGCCAGGTCGGTGCGGTCTCATCGGCAACGATCATTATGGATAAGATGACTGGCAAGTCGCGTGGATTTGGGTTCGTGGAGATGTCCACGAATCAAGAAGCGCAGCAGGCGGTAGCACGCTTCAACGGCACGGAGTTGCATGGTCGTGCACTGACGGTCAATGAAGCCAAACCGCAAGAGCCGCGTGGTGGAGGTGGTGGCGGGCGTTCTTTTGGTGGTGGGAATCGTGGTGGTGGTGGTCGCGAACGACGTTGGTAATCCACAAACACCAGGGGTCATAATCGTCGCTGCGGGTACAGACGCGGTGCTGTCTCGTGCTAACGACAGCGCCGCTAAGCAAAAAAGCGAAAAGAAGTCATTGGAGGTCATTGATGGCGAGTAATTCTCACGCGACGTTTCAGAAACGCCAGAGAGAGCGCGCACGACAACAAAAACAACAAGACAAAGCTGCACGCCGACTAGAAATCAAACAAAACAAGACAGCAAACGGTCCACGCGATCCTAACGCAGAAGATCCGGATATCGCTGGCATCGTTCCGGGACCGCAACCGTTGCCTGAGCAATGGGGAGAAGCGACAACCGACTCGTGACTTTCACGTCGCCACGGAAGCTCACTTTCCTGTCACTAAAAGAGAGGAGTCGATATGCCATCGCAGAATTCTCCACGATTTGGCGGCCGTTCTACGTCCCCACGTCAACCGGTTCGTCTGTTAACTGCTTACGAAAAACCCCAACGATGCGAGTGGCCGGACTGTGGCAAACCGGCAACGGGCGCAAATGAGCGCAGAGTCTACTGTCCGACTCATTTCTTTGCTGCTGTCAGCAAACACTGGTAGGGTCGACCTCGCCTGAGAAATGCATTTTTACTTATAGAGATGGCACCATACGGTGTGACTATCTTTACCCGGTCTCGTCTCGATTATTGATGGGGGAACAGTTTTACACTGTTCCATGACCTGCGTGCAGCGCGGGTGAAAATGGCACCCAGACGGCGGATTCACCGGCGAGGGAATGTCTCCGGTCAGACGAATTTTTTCCATTTTCGTCTGTGGATCAATTTTAGGAACGGCGGAGAGTAACGCTCGGGTGTAGGGATGACGTGGGTTGGCGAAAATCTCCTCAGTCTTGCCATATTCAACGATACGCCCAAGATACATGACCGCAACTTCATCGGCGAGATATTCGACCACGCCCAAATTGTGAGTAATAAATAAATAGGTGAGCCCAAGGTCAGCTTGGAGTTCCTCTAATAGATTCACAATCTGTGCTTGAACTGAGACATCCAGAGCGCTGGTGGCTTCATCGCAGACAATAAATTCCGGCTCCACCGCTAAACAGCGGGCGATACCAATACGTTGACGCTGGCCACCAGAAAATTCGTGCGGGTAACGATAGATCACATCTGGATCGAGGCCCACTTGCACGAGAATGTCTCTGGCGCGCTGTTCGCGCTCATCGCGATTATGACCAATGCCATGCGCGGCCATGCCTTCCATGACAATTTCGCCGACCATCATCCGCGGATTCAGGGCCGAGTAGGGATCTTGGAAGATCACCTGCAAGCGCCGCCGATAAGGGATAAGCGCCTCACG
The nucleotide sequence above comes from Deltaproteobacteria bacterium. Encoded proteins:
- a CDS encoding ABC transporter ATP-binding protein yields the protein MSVAFPASARRERPAALSRPTYLARRRLHRRVWVHNENCCTALDREALIPYRRRLQVIFQDPYSALNPRMMVGEIVMEGMAAHGIGHNRDEREQRARDILVQVGLDPDVIYRYPHEFSGGQRQRIGIARCLAVEPEFIVCDEATSALDVSVQAQIVNLLEELQADLGLTYLFITHNLGVVEYLADEVAVMYLGRIVEYGKTEEIFANPRHPYTRALLSAVPKIDPQTKMEKIRLTGDIPSPVNPPSGCHFHPRCTQVMEQCKTVPPSIIETRPGKDSHTVWCHLYK
- a CDS encoding phosphate ABC transporter substrate-binding protein produces the protein MGTLAAGPANAQEALKVDPAIPAYKAASGISGNLNSIGSDTLNNLMTLWAEGFKKLYPNVNIQIEGKGSSTAPPALIEGTAQLGPMSRPMRGTEVDAFEAKYGYKPTALRTSLDSLAVFVNKDNPIKGLTMQQVDAMFSKTRRCRMPNEAKVWGEVGGDGGWVTSPISLYGRNSASGTYGFFKEHALCNGDYKDTVKEQPGSASVVQGISEDRNGAGYSGIGYATSGVRAVPLATKQGDQFVSANYENVASSKYPLSRALLVYINRAPGQPLDPLVREFAKFIMSKEGQEVVIKDGYYPLPASVVNEELKKLQ
- a CDS encoding DEAD/DEAH box helicase, which translates into the protein MSTFAELGLSPELLRAVRDAEYHTPTPIQEHAIPAVLQGSDVLACAQTGTGKTAGFLLPILQQLAQGQLFSPQLRALVLSPTRELASQTGDNARAYSKYLRLRSTTVFGGVRLGPQIERLRTGVDLLIATPGRLMDLVERGTVKFNKLEVLVLDEADHMLDLGFLPTVRQLLHMLPTSRQTLMFSATMPPEIERLTREMLQSPVIINVGRRATPVEAVRQVLYAVEGEKKRDLLCHLLQHGHMRQVLVFTRTKVRADRLTRHLAQKGRRVATLHGGKSQNARTQALSGFRNGKVEVLVATDIAARGLDVDGISHVVNFDVPPTVEEYVHRIGRTARATATGDAISLVSADEVPFIRTIERGIGSPIPHQIVKGFAPAVDHLQAPARPPLSHAARIANGSIRHFAPRRRAQRSL
- a CDS encoding RNA-binding protein; the encoded protein is MATKLFVGNLSFQATNADLEDLFSQVGAVSSATIIMDKMTGKSRGFGFVEMSTNQEAQQAVARFNGTELHGRALTVNEAKPQEPRGGGGGGRSFGGGNRGGGGRERRW